The genomic region ACTCCCGCCGCGGCGGCCGAGCCGGGCGCGGCCTGTGGCAGCCACCCGTCCAGGATGGACTGGGCCTGCCGGTACTGCGTGAAGACGACCTGCCAGTGCTCGAGCTTCATCGCGCCCCCCGCTAGCCCACGTTCACCATGCCGCCCTTGAGTTCCGCCACGCCGTCCGCCTTGAGCGCCAACTTCGCCTTGGCGGTCACCTTCACCTGCGCCCCCTCCACCGCGACGTCCTTCTGTCCCTCCGCCTTGACGGAGGGCGCCTTCAGGGCCACCGCTCCGCTCTTGGCCTCCACCTTCACGTCGTCACCCTCCACGCTGAACTTCTGCGCCGCCTTCAGCGTCACGCCCTTGTCCGAGGAGACGGTCGCGTCCTTCGCCGCCTTCTGCGTCAGCTCGTCCTTCGTGGTGACGGTGAAGGCCTTGGCGCTCTCCAGCGCGAGCGTGTCGTCGCTCTTCCACGACGACGCCTTCGTGGAGGTCACCTCGATGGTCTCCGCCTTCAGCACGAAGGACTTGCAGGTCACCGTGACGCTGTCCTGCTTCTGCACGATGGTGCTGGTCGCGCTGTCACCCTTCACCTCCAGGGTGATGGCCTCGCCATCCATCTTCACCGTCTGGAGGATCTTCCCGTCCTTGTCCTCCGTGGTGAGGATGAGGCCCTTCTCCTTGTCCATGTCGATGATGCAGATGAGCTTGGGCATGCGCGCCGTTCCCCCGTCGGTCCGACGTCAGGCCCTGCGCCAGTAGAGGAGCACCTGCGCCCCTTCGAGCGCGGGCGTGGCGAAGAACGTGAGCCCGTCCTCGCGCGTCGCGGACTGCCATTCCTCGCTCTGGTGCGTCAGCTGGTACCAGTCGATGTCCGCGTCGAAGGCGTGCGGGAACGAGGGGAAGGCCACGTGCCGGTACGGCACGCCCTTCAAGGCCTGGCGCCGCACCGCCGGCAGCCGCAGCGGACTGGCCAGCTTCACGCCCTCCATGGAGCGGGGCCGGTCACGCTCCTGCCGGCGCACCAGCAGGTAGAAGTCATCCGGCGCCGGCGTCTCCTTGGGCAGCGGGGTGAGCTTGAAGTGGCCGTCCTGGAAGTCGAAGGCGCGATAGGACAGGGGGCTGGCCTGCGGGCGGAAGCCGCGCGTGAGGAGCTCCATCCACCGCGCGATGCCCGGGCCCGGCGCTTCGTGCTCGTACGCGGGCAGCTCGTCGTCCGGCTCCGCCTCCAGATAGCAGCACGTCTCGAAGTACAGCCGCCGCAAGGCCTGCACCAGCGGGTAGGGCGGCGGCTGCAGGCCGTGGCGCATGTCCTGGCGCAGCACCTGGAGGCTTCGCACCTCGCACAGCGCCCGCCGCGCGCTGGCCAGCCGGTCGCCTCGCACCAGGCCCTCGCGCAGCGACGTGCGCAACTGCCCCTGCGCCTGCTGGAGCAGTCCGTCCAGCTGCTCGAACAGGGGCTCCAGGAACGGGTGGGGACCCACGCTGAGCAGCGGCGGCAGGTGCGTGGCGGACAGCCGCCACGGGCCGTCCGCGTTCCGGGTGAAGACAGCCAACGACAGGCTGCTCACCGTGTCATCCACCACCGGCTCCAGCGACAGGCACAGCCGCCGTCCCGCGCGCACCACGCTGGGGGCTTCACCGCCCGCGGGCGCCAGGTCCTCGCGGGGCTCCAGCACCGCCAGCAGGTGCAGATACACCGTCACCCGCGTGCGCCCTGTCTCCTCGAGTGACAGCGGTGTCACCTCCGCGTTGCCCGGCACCTCCAGCAGGTGGCCGCCCGGTAACACCGCGGTCAATTCCTCCAGCGCCACCGAGCCCTTCGCGAGCAACACGTCGTTGAAACGCAGCGCGCTCACGCCCACCACCGGCAGGCCCGCGAATCCCGCGTAGCGCCGGGCCTCCGCGGAGAGGGATTCCTCCTGGGCCCGGAAGTGTTCGGGCAGCAGGGTCTGCCCTTCCTGCCACAGGACTCGCGCGAGGGTGTCTGGGTTCATGGCAGGGCGAAATGACTTTTCGTGTCACAGGGACCGCCCGAAGCAAGGAGTTGCATGGGCCGGGTGACAATGTTTGGAAAAGTACTGGCCTTGAGCCAGGGACGTCAAGGAAGCCCCAATGACCCATCCTGTCTGGTTTCTCGCCCTTCAGGGCTGGGAAATGCCATGGGTTGGGTCGCTTATGTCTCTCTGGGTGGTGGCGCCCCCATCGTGCCGGGTCATGTGGTGGGGGTGTATTGCTTTTGTGTATTCGTATGGTTTATCAATTATTTCACAAACGGCAGATCCGTTTTTGGGGGTACTCATGGCCATCACCGACGAAATTCCCAGATCACGCATCACGTTGACCTACCGCACGCAGGTGAATGGCACCCGGGCGGACAAGGCGCTTCCGTTCCGGCTGCTGGTGATGGGGGACTTCTCCAAGGGCACCTCCATCGACCGCAAGAAGGACCTGGATCAGCGGGAGATCCGCAACCTGGATGGCAAGAACCTGAACCAGGTCATCCAGAACATGGGCATGACGCTGAACTTCAGCGTGCCCAACCGCGTGGACAAGAAGGATCCGGTGGATGGCTCGGCGCCGGCGCCGCTGCAGGTGAACCTCAAGCTGGACTCGATGAAGTCCTTCAGTCCCGTGGAGGTGGCCCGCCAGGTGCCGAAGATCAACGCGCTGCTCACGCTGCGCAAGCTGCTGCTGGAGCTGCAGGGCAACCTGGACAACCGCAAGGAGTTCCGTCAGCTGGTGCGCCAGCTCGCGCAGAACCCGGAGGCCGTCCAGAAGCTGAAGACGGAGCTGGCCGCGTTCAAGTCGATGAGCCTGCCGAAGCTGGCCGCGACGAACCCGCAGCCGCCCACGACGTGATGCCGGGCGCGAGCCCTTCCCCACGACCTTCCTGAACGAGGCCTCCTTCCATGCCCACTCCTCCTGCGTCTTCCAATTCCGCGGCGTCCGCGGCAACCGCCGTGGCGGATGTCCCCCTGGACCTTCCGCTGTTCCTCAACAGCGTGCGCCTGGGCTCCGTGCCCGAGGCGCGCGACGCCTCCGCCCAGTCCGACCTGCTGGTCATCCCCGACGACGCCACCCCCGAGGAGCGCTTCGTCTCCAGCCTGGCGGCCATGGTCCACAACATGGACACGGACGAGGGCCGCTTCGACAAGCAGACGGTGCAGGAGCTGGTGGGCACCATCGACGCGCTGGTGTCGGACCAGCTCAACGCCGTGCTCCACGCGCCGGAGTTCCAGGAGGTGGAGGCGCAGTGG from Corallococcus macrosporus harbors:
- the tssK gene encoding type VI secretion system baseplate subunit TssK; the protein is MNPDTLARVLWQEGQTLLPEHFRAQEESLSAEARRYAGFAGLPVVGVSALRFNDVLLAKGSVALEELTAVLPGGHLLEVPGNAEVTPLSLEETGRTRVTVYLHLLAVLEPREDLAPAGGEAPSVVRAGRRLCLSLEPVVDDTVSSLSLAVFTRNADGPWRLSATHLPPLLSVGPHPFLEPLFEQLDGLLQQAQGQLRTSLREGLVRGDRLASARRALCEVRSLQVLRQDMRHGLQPPPYPLVQALRRLYFETCCYLEAEPDDELPAYEHEAPGPGIARWMELLTRGFRPQASPLSYRAFDFQDGHFKLTPLPKETPAPDDFYLLVRRQERDRPRSMEGVKLASPLRLPAVRRQALKGVPYRHVAFPSFPHAFDADIDWYQLTHQSEEWQSATREDGLTFFATPALEGAQVLLYWRRA
- the tssB gene encoding type VI secretion system contractile sheath small subunit, which translates into the protein MAITDEIPRSRITLTYRTQVNGTRADKALPFRLLVMGDFSKGTSIDRKKDLDQREIRNLDGKNLNQVIQNMGMTLNFSVPNRVDKKDPVDGSAPAPLQVNLKLDSMKSFSPVEVARQVPKINALLTLRKLLLELQGNLDNRKEFRQLVRQLAQNPEAVQKLKTELAAFKSMSLPKLAATNPQPPTT